Sequence from the Esox lucius isolate fEsoLuc1 chromosome 6, fEsoLuc1.pri, whole genome shotgun sequence genome:
ATTGCGCTCGCCACTCTCGCTCAGGGTTTTCCCCTGAGCGAGACATATTTATGGTTGATGTTTTCTGGTCAAATTGCTTGTTTCTGACAAAGAGATAGTATTATCTATAACGTCAGAACTGCCATTAGGGACTAATTAGGGATTTTCTCTCCTGATTTAGTTTAGTGAAATACTTATGAGCGAGAAACTATACATatcaaaacaaagtgttttAATCTTGTCACAATATCACAGTTTTTCAGAAGCATATCAGCAAACTTGGCattctttttaataaatgtgacCACAGTTGCGTTTAATCGCTCAATCAGAGACAGTACAGGAACTGATACAGCCCACGCAAAGACCAGCCCCTATTGTCTCTTGATGCAGTAAGGAGACAATGGTCCATTTTGTTTAAAGCAGTTATGCGGGTGTGTCTTCAAGTGGTAAGCACAACCAAATCAAACGCTTAGTGCAATTAATAAGCATTTAGACAGTGATGCAagtttggttgttttggttCTGCACTCTattactttggatttgaaatgttgatggggttaaagtacagacatcttctgttaatgtttgtttcagtttcctcttgccatcactcaATACCATTTAAAAAAGGTTTGGCCATCCTTTTCTTGAGgctaacaaatgtttttgtacctTGCTGTCCAGCCTCTGTAGTTTGGCCTCTTGGTCTATAGACCAAGGAAAACCTCTACAGTGCCTGAACAAAGAATACTCAACATaactaaaaacacattgtatacTCTAATGGTAGAGGCTGATGTTTCAGCCACTAATGTTCACAGAAGACATCACCAGCCAAACTACAGAGGctggactgcaaggtgcaaaaacatttgttagcCTCAAGAAAAGGATGgccaaattttttttaaatggtattGAGtaatggcaagaggaaagtgtggtGATCAAGTAACTGAAACAAACATTAACAGAAGATGGCTGCTGTCACAGCTGACAGTCTGCCCTTTAACTTCTtagtcattgtttaaaattctacacattttaacatttgcAGAAAATATCAATTTAGTTAGAAATTCCATGCAATTCTACTAATCTAGCCTTTTTATTGGTGGATGTGAAAGAGTAACCTTAAATAAGagtcttttttaaacatttgtattttattttagtatgtCACTTTATTTGTGAACTGATTGttgatgattgattgattattgtCACCTGTGGCCATTGACATAAAGCACTTTAGTTTGTTGAAATGGAAATGGAGTTAATTGCGGGAGGTAAACAGGAGACAGCTTTTATCTAACTTTTAATAAAACTAAGCTATTTATATGAATATCACCATCTCTGTTTTATAAATGTGGGAGCATCAGCCAGCTTACTCACAGCAGAATAAATACCCTGCAGATGTATTGAAGTAAGAACCCCATATACACAGtaggaaaacaataacatgaaattacCATTACAAAAAACATAGGAACATTCTGCAGATAGAATGCACTCATAGCAGCAacctttttttcaaaatgttaccTTGGCCCCATTGCCTTGTGTTAGGATTAAATGAGCTACAACTGAAGTGTAAAAGTGTAGCATTGCTTGAAATTAGCTTTAAAACGACACCATTTTCTGTTAGATTAATATGGTAATAAGTGAAGATTATATAACTGGCATTTGTTTCTCAGTATTATGGCCACAATTGGTGCCCCAAATGCAGTTATCTAGCCTTGTCTACTTTCCAGTAAAGTAATGCAGGTGTTATTATTAAATGTACATtggttaattattattattcagattATAACACCTTGTCAAGATGCTTCTATTTCTGAATCAACTTTTCAACAGGAATTACATACCTGGATCATGCTGGAGCAACCCTATATCCAGAGTCCCTGGTGAGAGAATACTATCAGGATATCTCTCGAAATGTATATGGTGAGTATTTCCTCACACACCCAATGTAATCAGCTATTACGGTTCTGTGCTGAGTTGTTAAAAGTGTTAAAGTCTGACATCGTTCATCATAATTCAACCTGCATTATAGTTTTGGACTTTATTAACTGATATGAAATCAACCTTTATTTTCATAGCCAGTTTAGGTATTGGCCACTGAGTCTCAATTGTgaaattgttttgtaatttaataAAGAATGGACCAGTTTCAAGGTGTGAATGGTTAATGTGAGCTTAGGAAAGGTCCTTTAAACATGCTTGTCTTCCTCATTCATGGAGAGTTGCTTGTTCAGGTTACCTACTGCTGTTTAGACCTGATGTGTCATTTTATGGGAGTTTTGCATTAGTTCTCTAgtcagtgtaattttgcaagTAGCCAAAGTTTTTTGTCAATATATTTTCCTAAATGTTAATTTAGATTGGATAACTCAAATTGTTATCCAGTCTCCAATATGAACTACAcaaaagaaatgcaattttCTCTACCTGAACCTTTGAATCAAATGTAGCTGCTCCATACCAACTAAATCAACCTGTGAATCCTTTCTCTAAACACCCTTTCAAAGGCCCAGACTCCGTCTttcatgtctttgttttctgtttatgTATGAATCCACCTGTATGTTAATATACTATTCTTATATATTTCACTTTAGGAAACCCTCATAGCCATAACCCCAGCAGCAGACTGACTCATGACACTGTGGAGCGTGTAAGATACAGGTAGCTAATATCAATGTAAATCTGGCATCAGTGGGCTGACtcaaaacaactttttttaatatataacaACTAATAGTAGCCGATTACAGTTGCTAGTAACCACTTATTTTGTAGCATGAGGCTTCAATGCACAGATGTAAATTTCTCCAACAAACAGTACTTGACAGGCAGCTATACATGTGCACTGCTAAAACCACTCAGAATCTacgtgggacctggtatttttattattataaatactgtcaaaaattgaaaacatttgtagaATTGCCcaaaactacatttaaaatTGTAATATGCTGTCCACTACATGCCAAAATGTGAAAATTTTAAAAAGTTGCCCCCTGCATGGAGACTATAGAATGTCATTGGCCACACCATGACCCCAACACCCCCATGCCAGCTTTGCTCCTGGTGCTGGAATAAATCCTAGGGAAACACTCAGTTCTCATCATCCAAATTAATGCACCTGTGTGATCACAAATTTATGTTCCTCTATTGAAGATAAGTAATGAGCATAAATGTCATTTCTTGCAGGATATTGCAGCATTTTAACACCACTCCTGATGAATACACCGTAATTTTCACCTCTGGCTCTACAGCAGCTCTCAAATTAGTTGCTGAGAGCTTTCCCTGGAGGCCTCCCACTGCTGcagagccagccagtcagttcTGCTATCTGACTGATAACCATACCTCAGTTGTTGGTATGAGAGGAGTCACTTCAGCACTGGGAATAGTTCCACTACCTGTCTTCTTTGAGGAGATAGAGGCCAGAGCCAAATGTGCGGCCCAGACCGAAGGCAGCAGTTCCCAGACACCACATCTATTTTGTTATCCGGCACAAAGCAATTTCTCTGGCAGAAAATACCCCCTGAGGTATGTGAAGGCTATCCAGGCGAAGCAGCTCTACCCAGCATGTGACAGCCGGGGCCGGTGGTTCGTCCTGCTGGATGCTGCATCTTTCGCCAGCTGCTCTCCTCTGGACCTGCAGGAATACCCAGCTGACTTTGTTCCCATCTCCTTCTATAAGATATTTGGCTTTCCAACAGGTTTAGGGGCTCTCCTGGTCCGGAACGATACAGCTGCCCTCCTAAGAAAGGCATACTTTGGAGGGGGGACAGCAGCAGCCTACCTAGCAGGGGAGAACTATTATGTGCCAACAGCAAATCTGTCTGACCGGTAAATAACCGCATGAGTGATTATGAAGTTTAATGAACCAGAGCGatatcttgtttttttgtcattaatcGTAGTTTTGTACCTGGTTTAGGTTTGAAGATGGCACTATCTCTTTCCTAGACATCATTGCTGTAAATCATGGTTTTGATGCACTGCACACGTTTACAGGTATGCGTTTGTGTACGATGAAACAAAAGGTTGCTAAAAGTAGCTATTTTGTACACCAACATTATCTGTAATTGCATTATATATTAGTCAGTACTCTGCATTTAAAAGAATATTCGGTaattaaatcaataaaacaCAAGTATTTTTCATCATAGACCAATATTATGAATATAATTTTAACTTGAAATATACAGGTTGAATATAAAGTCTGTAAAATCCTTATTGTATTGTAAACATGGATCCTTTTTTCTCCTTCAGGAGGCATGGACAAGATCCAGCTGCATACATTTGGTTTAGCGTGCTATACTTACATGTTTTTGTCTAGTCTTTGCCATGGCAACGGACAACCAATTGCACAGATATACTCTGACAGCGAGTTTGAGAATCCAAGCAAACAGGGACCTATCCTCAACTTCAACTTGATGGACAGTCACGGACAAATGATTGGATACTCCCAGGTCCACTCAAATGAGCCTATTTTATTCCCTGCATTCTAGAGGGGTTTCCATGTATTCTGTGCACATTTCCAAATACACAGGTAACtgacaaaataaaggaaacacttGTATAAATGAATGATACGAGGTAAATTGAAAGTAGTTTCTCATTATTTTGGCTTTTTTGACCAGAAGTTACCTCTTTGAATTTAAGAGGTTAGATTGTTGGGCTATGTTAGGCAGGAACTTCCATGCCACACACTGCTAAACTTGCAAGTTTTCCATAACATGTATGTCTAAGAAAATGGATCTCTAAACAACTTAACACCTCTAAGAGATTCTGGAGCAATGCTTGAGGTCTTTCCACCACTATCAAAACACTAAGTGATAtaatgtttcctttattttgtcaGTTCCTGTGTGGGAAAGGAAAACAATCCACTTAAGGCCATAATTAACATAACTTAGGTGTGTTATGAATGAAATTCAGTTTGTTTGTCTGACAGTTGCCCCTTTCTTGTCTCAGGTGGACAAGCTAGCTAGTCTTTTTAACATCCACGTCCGGACAGGTTGCTTCTGCAACACAGGTGCATGTCAGCACTTCCTAGGCATTACCAACGAGGAGGTGAAGAACAACCTACAGGTAATAAATTGaagattttatgtgttttcaacaCCTTCTTTTCCTATCTTTACTGTTGTCATGACCTCTCTCGTGTTCTTCAAGGCCGGCCATGTCTGTGGAGACAACATAGACCTGGTTGATGGCCGTGCAACAGGCTCTGTTCGCGTGTCCTTTGGCTACATGTCAACCTTTCAAGACTGCCAAAACTTCTTGAAGTTTGTTGTGGACTGCTTTGTAGAGAAGCCAGTAAAAGTGGACAGAGTGAAACTAGAC
This genomic interval carries:
- the mocos gene encoding molybdenum cofactor sulfurase — encoded protein: MDKESIQFNQLCTFENFCAIWSHYGYMNDFVDVIEQEFSRIKGITYLDHAGATLYPESLVREYYQDISRNVYGNPHSHNPSSRLTHDTVERVRYRILQHFNTTPDEYTVIFTSGSTAALKLVAESFPWRPPTAAEPASQFCYLTDNHTSVVGMRGVTSALGIVPLPVFFEEIEARAKCAAQTEGSSSQTPHLFCYPAQSNFSGRKYPLRYVKAIQAKQLYPACDSRGRWFVLLDAASFASCSPLDLQEYPADFVPISFYKIFGFPTGLGALLVRNDTAALLRKAYFGGGTAAAYLAGENYYVPTANLSDRFEDGTISFLDIIAVNHGFDALHTFTGGMDKIQLHTFGLACYTYMFLSSLCHGNGQPIAQIYSDSEFENPSKQGPILNFNLMDSHGQMIGYSQVDKLASLFNIHVRTGCFCNTGACQHFLGITNEEVKNNLQAGHVCGDNIDLVDGRATGSVRVSFGYMSTFQDCQNFLKFVVDCFVEKPVKVDRVKLDQVKLNTLSKWSSLCGLTLSVNKTPEQMENRDHSSSDSADLVVKENEGKSITKEAKSHRKDPTLTNIYIYPVKSCAAFEVTNWPVGPLGLLHDRGWMVVNGNGVCLNQKREPRLCLIHPQICLPSNTLLLQASGMDALCVSLENVDEPPKSHRVCQSKVCGDRVTTVDCGEEAASWLSDFLEQPCRLIRQSHDFIRNMKKGLEKGVMSSSLSLVNEAQYLMINRASVDLLQRNIIHRQEPTDDHCLFDTQQLVSRFRANLVISGRKPFEEDDWSHFIIGNIHFQVIGRCGRCQMIGVDQVTGTKTKEPLLSLSAYRKGKVTFGVYLVHQSLEDSNATLSVGSSIMAEMS